The DNA sequence ATTCTCCGAGACGGCGTTGCGGATCGGGAATTCCGACCTGGCGCAACAGCGAGATCGCCTCCTGCGCCGCGGCCTTGCCGCGCAGCCCGCGATGGATCGCAAGCACCTCGCCGATTTGCTGACCCACCGTCAGCACCGCATTGAGACTGGTGCCCGGTTCCTGGAAGATCATCGCCATGCCGGCGCCGCGCACGCGGCGCATGTCGGCCTCGCTGATCCGGCACAGATCGCGTCCATCCAGGATCACATTGCCGCGGGTGATTGCCCCGCCCGGCGGCAGCAGGCGCATCAGCGACAGCGCGGTCATCGATTTGCCACAGCCCGATTCGCCGACCAGCGCATAGGTTTCGCCCTCGGCGACACTGAACGAGACCTGGTCCAGCGCGCGCACGATACCGTTCTCGCTGTCGATCTGCAGCGACAACCCCTCGACCGCCAGCAACGGCGCGCTCATGTTGCCTCCGGTGGCAGTGCACGGCGCCGCTTCGGTACCACTGCGCGCGGATCGAAGGCCTCACGCACCGCTTCGGCAAAGAGATTTGCCGCCAATACCAAGGTGACCATGAACACGAAGGCCGCGGTGATCGACCACCAGATCAGCGGATCGCGGGCCAGTTCACCACGAGCCTTGTTGATCATCGTGCCGAAACTGATCGTGGTCGGGTCGACACCGACGCCGACATACGACAACACCGCCTCCGCCAGTACCAGGCCGGAGAATTCCAGCACCATCATGATCAGCACGATATGAAACGCGTTCGGCAGGATATGACGCAGCATGATGCGCACACTCGAGACCCCGAAGCAGCGCGCGGCCTGCACATAATCCGTTTCGCGCAGTTTCAGTGTTTCGGCACGCAGCAGCCGGCACAGCGTGGTCCAGGAGATCGCGCCGATGATCACGCACAGCGCCACCAGCCTTGCATCGGCGCGTGCTGCCGCGGTATCGAACATGACGCTGTTCTGCTCGATCACGAGTTGCATCATCAGCGCTGCGGCGGCAATCAGAAGCACATAGGGGATCGAGCTGATCACCGTGTACACGTACTGGATCAGATCATCGATCCAGCCGCCGAAATAACCGGCGATGAGCCCGAGCCCGATACCGAGCGGCAACACCACGAAGCTCGCCAGGGTGCCGATCAGGAGCGCGATGCGCATCGCCTTCAGACTCTGGTAAAGCACATCGTTGCCGGTGGCATCGGTGCCGAATACGTGCCAGCCAGCCGCAACAGCATACAGGGCACCGCTCACCGTCAACACGCCCAGCAGGCTCCATGCAAGGGCGTCCCAGGCAACCGCGGTGCGCCCGCGCAGCATCGCCTTCAGCGTGGCAAGAGTTCCTTCCCCGGCTGGTCTCGCGGCCAGCCACGCAATCAACAACACCAACACCGTCCACGCCAGCACGCCGCCGAACACACCACCCAGCACACGGAATGCAATATCGGTGGCGCGCCCCTGCGCGGGGTCGGCAAGGTGCGCGCCGCCGAACAGGAGTCGTGGCTGCACCCTTTCGCGCCTGCCATCGGCCAGCACCTGCATGCGCTTCTCGAAGCCGTGGGTGGCCAGCGGTGCCGAGTAACTCTGTTCGCGTCCGGCGCGCAGGGTGCCGAGCGCCACATCGAGCAGCGACAGCACCTCGACCGAATAGCGCGTTGCACCGGGCGTTGGCGCGTCGGCGGTTTCCAGCGCCGGGCGGAAATGGAACGAATCGAGCACCGCGACCAGCACATAGGCCGTCAGCACCACCAGCGAGGCCATCGCGACGCGGCTCGCGAACACGGCACTCCAGGCACGGCGCAGATGTTCGCGACGGGTGGCGGCGACGATGCCCGCGCCGAGCGCAAGCAGCAGCACGCCGAGCAGCGCATCGGACCACAACACCACGATCTGGAAGCCGTTCATTGCAGGCGCACCCGGGGATCGACCAGGGTGTAGGAGAGGTCGGTAAGGATCAGTCCGAGGATGTAAAGAATCGAGCCGATGAACACCATCGAGCGCACGATCGCGAAATCCTGCATCAGGATCGCGTCGATGGTGAAGGTACCGAGTCCCGGGATGCCGAAAAACGATTCGGTGATCAGGCTGCCGAGAAACAGGGAGGGGATCACCACCACGGTGCCGGTAAGGATGGGGATCATGGCGTTTTTCAGCACGTGGCGGAACAGCACCGCGAGTTCCGACACGCCCTTGGCACGCGCGGTGCGCACATAATCCTTGCCGATCTCCTCGAGAAATATGGCGCGGTACCAGCGCACATTGCCGCCGAGTCCGGCGATCACGCCCACCGCCACCGGCAGCACGAGAAAGCGGGCCGCATCGATGCCGTCACCAAAACCCGAGATCGGCACCATGTTCCACACCCGCGCCACGACGTATTGCCCGGCGATGATGTAGAACAGGCTGGAAATCGACATCAGCATCACGCAGATCACCACGCCGCTCATATCGATCCAGGTGGCGCGGAAGAAGGCCAGCATCAGGGCCAGCGACACCGCCAGAAACAGGCCGATCAGGAACACCGGCAACGCGATCGCGAGCGATGGCCACATGCGCGTGCGCAACTCGTGGTTGATATCGCGGCCGACGTCGGACTTGCCGAAATCGAGCAGGAACATGCGCGCCGATTTCTGCACGAAAATGGTGTCGGTGAGACGCATCGTGCCGCTCGCAGCGCCATTCCAGAACAGGGGCTTGTCATAGCCTCGATCGGCCTTCCAGCGCTCGATCGCCTCGGTCGTGACGCGCTTGGCCCCGAGTTGCGCCCGCGCCATGTCATCCGGGCTGCTGATCACGAAGAACAGCGTGAACAGCAGCAGGTTGACGCCGATCAGGGTGGGGATCGCAAACAGCAGGCGGCGCAGCAGATAGGCGATCATGCGACCGTCTCCTCGCGCGCGGTGCGCGATTCATGATGCCGGTAATGACGCAGCGCCAGCACAACCAGCATCACCATCAGCAGCGCCGTCAGCCCCAGCGGCCACAAGACCGGGCGATTCCACTGCGCGCGCAGGGCTGCGCGGCGCGCAACGTCGATGCTGTAGTACTGGCGGTTGCTGTGGATGATCTTGCCGGGCTTGGCGTTGGCAAACCAGGCATGCGAGAGCAGAAAGGCCTCGTTGTGCCATCCCGCCAACACCGGCGCGTCGTGCCGCAGCAGCGCCACCATGGCATCGATCCGCTGCTGGCGGTCCGCGTCGAGATCCATGCCGCGGAACTCCTCGAACAGGCGGTCGAACTCGGGGCGGTCATAGTTCGTCACGTTCTCGCCCTGGTACTTCACCTTGCCGTTCTTGCTGTAGTACTGGAACAGGAAGGTTTCCGGGTCCGGATAGTCGGCATTCCAGCCCCAGAACGAGAGCTGGGCATTGCCCTTGCGGTGTTTCTCCTGGAAACGGTTCCACTCCGACAGGCGCGGCACGAGCTGTATGTCGATGCGCTTGAGCTGCTTGACCAGCAACTCGAGCCGGGTGCGATCGAAGCTGTCATAGCCATCAAAATAGATCAGCAGCGGTTCGCCGGTTTTGGCATCGCGTCCATTCGGGTAACCCGCTTCGGCAAGCAGCGCGCGCGCCGCGTCGATACCGCGGCGCGCGGCTTGCCCCTTTTCCCAGGTGTAGCTGTACGGGTTGATGCCGGCCTCGCCTTCCCGATACCCGGCAATCCCCGGCGGCAACGGCCCCTGCATCGCCATTCCAAGCCCGTTCTTGATGATTGCCAGGTACTCCTCGATATTGATCGCGATCGCGATCGCATGACGCAGTTTGCGTGCGCGCTCACGCTTTTCGGGCGTATCCGCACCGTTGCCGAGCACCGGGTCCAGCATGTTCACAAAAAAATATTCCACGCTGGGTTCGATTTCGGTACGCAGCGTAATGCCCTGTTCGAGCATCTGCCTTGACAGCGACAGACCATCGCCCTGTACCTGCAATGCGGTATCGAAGCTGGCAAAGCCGGCAAAGCGGGCCGAGGAATAGAAATCGTAGTAGCCCTGGAGGAATTTGTTCCAGAACGGTGGCGCCTCGCGCTCGTAGGAAAAGCGGAAGCCGTCCGCCAGCGGCAGCGGCTTGCCGCAATCATCGAGCAGGCCGCTCTCGGCGTCACCCGCTTCGCCCTCGCAGGGATAGGTTTCGAGTCGGAAGTTCGGATTGCGCTCCAGGCGCAGTTCGCGCAGCGGAAGGTTGCGCGTCAGCATGAACGGACCGGTGCCAACCGGCCACATATCGAGCGTGAACTCGCGTTTTGCCATGCCCGGCTGGGCATAGAAACGCTCCACCTCCCACGGCACCGGCACCACGAACGAGGTCGCCAGCCAGTACACGAATTGCGGGTACTTGCCGCGAATGTGGATACGCAGGGTGTGGGCATCCGGCGTTTCCACTCCCTCGAGGGCGAAGTCGCGCATATCTATCCAGCCATTCACATCGATCCGCCCGGCCTGCAGCGCTGCCTCCAGCCGCTGCGAAAGATCCTTGAGCCCGACGATCTGCTCGAATATCGCAATACCCGGCGATTCCAGCCCCGGGCGCACCAGGCGCTTGATCTGGTAGGCGTAATCGGCCGCGACCAGCTCGCGGGTGCCGGTGTGCTCGAAATCACTGATCTCGGTACGGGCGCCAATGGCTTCGTCATCGAGGCCGAGATAGAGCGGTCGACCCGCGGCGTCCAGCGCAAACGCGGGATGGGGTTGGTAGAGGATTCCCGGCTTCAGGTGGATCTCGTAGATCGTCTCCGCGATCGAAGCGGGCGCGGCATCCGCCGGCAATTCCCTGCCCGCGGCGTCGCGGTAACTGATGAGTGGCATCGCATCAGCGGTTTTCGGCTGCAGAACGTAGGGGCGCTTGAGATAGTGATAATCATATAACGGTTCATAGGTCGAATAGACGAACCACGCCTCGTCCTCGACGTAGGACTGCACGGGGTCGAGGTGCTTGGGCCGCGAGTTGAAGAATTCGTAGATGATCCCCTGCTGTTTCTCGACATCCGGGTAAGGATCGTTCCACACTTCGCCACAGGCACTCACCAGGCACAGGCACAGGACCAGCACTACCGCATGAGTGATGCGCATTGGCATCTTTTTATTCGCCGGCGGGCTCTTCCACCATCGTGCGGGCATTGAGATAGGCCTGCTCCGAGATGCGGTGATAGGCCATCACGTCATTGCGGAAATTCCAGTAGCTTTCATAGCTGCGCCGGGTGATATCGTCGCTGGCAGCGGTGTCACGCAAAACATCGAGTGTTGCGCGGTACATTGCTCGCAGCACCTCGTCGGGCAGCGCACGCAGCTGCACGCCATGGTTGTTGACCAGATCCTGCAAGGCACGGTTGTTGCGCGCGGTGTACTCGTCGAGCATATCGCCATTGATGGTGCGGGCGGCCGATTCCACGATCGCCTGCAGATCATCGGGCAGACTGTCGAAGGCCTGCTTGTTGATGATGAATTCGAGGTTCGGCCCCGGTTCGTGCCAGCCAGGGTAGTAATAATATTTGGCGACTTCGTGCAGCCCGAGCGCCATATCGTTGTAGGGTCCCACCCACTCGGTGGCATCGATCACGCCGGTCTGCATCGAGGTATAGATCTCGCTCCCGGGCAGGCTGACCGCGGTGGCACCGAGGCGCGTCATCACCTCGCCACCCAGGCCTGGTATGCGCATCTTGAGACCCTTCAGATCATCGGGGGTTTTTATCTCTTTGTTGAACCAGCCCGCCATCTGCACCCCGGTATTGCCCCCGGCAAGCGGCACCAGGTTGAACCGTGCGTACAGCTCACGCCACAATTCCATGCCCCCGCCGTAATGCAGCCAGGCATTGGTTTCCTGTGCGGTCATCCCGAACGGAAGAGTGGAAAAGAAGGTCGTGGCCGGCGATTTGCCCTTCCAGTAATAAGCGCCCCCGTGACCCATTTCGGCCGTGCCCCGCGACACCGCATCGAACACCTCGAAAGGCGGCACCAGTTCGTTGCCACCGTAAACTTTCACCTGCATGCGGCCGTTGCTCATGCGCTCCACCAGTTTGGCGAAGTTTTCCGGCCCGAGACCGAGACCCGGGTAGTTCTTCGGCCAGGTCGTGACCAGCTTCCACTTGAAAACCGTGGCGGGTTCGTTTTGCACGGCGGTGCCGGCGGTCTTGGCCGCATCACCGCAGCCCGTGAGCAGCAAGCCCAGCACGGCAATGAGCATTGCACCGGTCTTCATACGCAGCATCATGGCTTCCCTCGCCCGGAATTCAACATCGGGACACCGGCGCGGCACCGGCATCCCCGTTATTTTTCAGATCGCCTGCAGATTCGCATACGACAGAACCAGCCACTTGGCACCCTCGCGCGCGAAATTGACGTTGATGCGCGCGTGCGAGCCCTGTCCTTCGAAATCGATGATAACGCCCTCACCGAATTTCGGGTGCCCGACCCGCTGGCCAAGACGAAATCCCGAGGGTGACGGTTCACCCATTCGCGGTTTGCCGGCAAGCGTCACCGGTCGCGTGATCATCGCCCGCGGACGCACCTCGCGGATCAGCTGCGCGGGGATCTCGCGCACGAAGCGTGACAGCGTGTTATAGCTCTCCTTGCCGTGCATGCGCCGCGTTTCGGCATAACTCAGATACAGGACCCGCATGGCGCGGGTGATTCCGACGTAGCACAGGCGCCGTTCCTCCTCGAGCCGCCCCGGCTCCTCCAGCGACATCGCGTGCGGAAACAGGTTTTCCTCCATGCCGGCCAGGAACACCAGGGGAAATTCCAGCCCCTTGGCCGAGTGCAGCGTCATCAACTGGACGCAGTCCTCGAATTCCTCGGCCTGTCCGTCACCGGCATCGAGCGACGCGCGGTCAAGAAACTGCTGCAATACCGGCTGTTCGGGATCCTCGGGCACGAACTGGCGACAGGCGCTGATCAGTTCATCAAGGTTTTCGGCGCGGGTTTCACCGCGCTCGCCTTTCTCGTTGCGGTGGAATTCCAGCAAGCCACTCCGGGTGAGCATCTGATCGACCAGGTCGGCGAGTTCCAATGCTTCGCTGTCGCGTTGCAGCTGGTTCAACAGGTCGAAAAACGTGTGCAGGGCGTTGCGGGCCCGCGCGGCAAGCGTATCGGCGAGCTGCTGCGCCGCGGTCCACAACGAGATCGAGTGTGCGCGCGCATGCTCGCGCACCAGTTCGATGGTGGCGGCGCCGATCCCGCGCGGCGGCGTGTTGACGACCCGCTCGAAGGCCGCGTCGTCGTCACGATTGGTGAGCAGGCGCAGGTAGGCGAGGGCATTCTTGATCTCGAGCCGCTCGTAGAACCGTTGCCCGCCGTACACGCGATAGGGCACGTTGGCGCGCAACAGTGATTCCTCCAGCACCCGCGATTGCGCATTGGAGCGGTACAGGATCGCGGCATCGGCCCGCGGGTGCCCGGCGCCGATCCAGCGCTCGACATGGTCCACGATGAAGCGCGCCTCATCTTGTTCGTTGAACGCGGCATAGAGCGTGATCGGTTCACCATCCTCGCCACTGGTCCACAGCTCCTTGCCGAGGCGACCGGCGTTGTTCGCGATCAATGCATTGGCCGCATTCAGGATGGTGGACGTCGAGCGGTAGTTCTGTTCCAGGCGCACTACCCGGGCAGCGCTGAAATCACGCTGGAACTGGTGGATATTCTCGATCTTCGCCCCACGCCAGCCGTAGATGGACTGGTCATCGTCGCCGACCGCGGTCACTCGGGCGCTGTTGCCGGCAAGCACCCTCAGCCAGGCATACTGGATGGTGTTGGTATCCTGGAATTCATCGACCAGCAGATGCTCGAAGCGTTGCTGGTAATGCGCCAGCAACGCGGAGTCCTTCAGCCACAGTTCGTGGGAGCGCAACAGCAGCTCGGCGAAGTCCACCAGCCCGCCGCGCTCGCAGGCCGCTTCGTAGAGCCGGTAGACGCTCAGCATCGTGGTGACGAAGCTGTCGTCGAAGTCCTCGATATGCGCGGCGCGGCGCCCTTCGTCCTTTTGCGAATTGATCCACCACTGCGCCTGTCTTGGCGGCCAGCGGTCCTCGTCGAGGCGCATCTCGCGGTACACGCGCTTGATCACCCGCAGCTGGTCGTCGGAATCGAGGATCTGGAAATTCTGTGGCAGACCCGCACTCTCCCAGTGCGCCTTCAGGAAGCGATGTGCGAGCCCGTGAAAGGTGCCCACCCACATGCCGCGGGTCGACACACCAACCATTTCCTCGATGCGCCCGCGCATTTCGCGCGCCGCCTTGTTGGTGAAGGTGACGGCCATGATGCCGTGCGCGGAAATGCCCTCCTGATAGATCAGCCAGGCGATACGGTGTACCAGCACGCGGGTCTTGCCGCTGCCCGCGCCCGCCAATACCAGCAGGTTGGTGTCGGGTGCGGTCACGGCTTCACGCTGCGCGGGATTCAGGGAGTCGAGAATGTTTTCGGCGTACATCGGGCGGATTCTAGCAACAAACAACCACGGCGGGTTCGCCAAGGACCGTCGGGCGCCGCCCGACGGATTGATCAGCGTATACTTGGTCGCCAGGCGCGGGCGATTCGTCCGCCGCCACACCGGCAACGGGAATTAGCACAAAATCCGGGAGCCCGCCGAGCTACGCCGCCCCCGATTCCGTACCTGGAGAACGTCATGAAGCGCAGAATATTTGGCACCCTGGTCCTGCTGATCGCACTTGGTGCAACTGCCGAGACGCCATCGGCACCGGGTGCCGAGGTTTATTTCATATCCCCGCGCGACGGGGAAACCGTTCACAATCCGGTGACCGTGCGCTTTGGCCTGCGCGGCATGGGCGTCGCTCCGGCGGGGGTAACCCAGGCCAATACCGGGCATCATCATCTGCTGATCGATGTGGCGGAGCTGCCCGCGCCCGGCCAGCCCGTCCCGGCGGACGAGCAGCATCGCCACTTTGGAGGAGGGCAGACCGAAACCACGCTGGAGCTCTCCCCCGGCGTGCATACGCTGCAGCTTCTACTGGCCGACCAGGCGCATGTCCCGCACCAGCCGCCGGTGGTCTCGCAGCGCATCACCATTCAGGTGGATTGAACCAAAGCGGTTGCAAGCTGCTTGTCAAAAGGTGATCAGGGGCAGGCGAGTGCTCGCGGTCTTGCAACCAGACGCTTGAAGCGTTGTTGATCCGCAACACAGGTTGCGCAATTGTTCAACTCGGCCACCGTGGCACGCACGATGGTCCCGATCCAGTCGGGCAGCTCGCTTTCGAGGCGATAGTAGATCCAGTTCGCCTCCCGTCTATCTCGCACCAGTCCCGCGGACTTCAGCCCGGTCAGGGCTTTCGATGCGGCAGGCTGGGTGATACCCAGCGCCTCCACCACCTCGCATACGCAGACCTCTCCATTGCTTGCAAGCAGATACAGGCAACGCAGACGGACGGCATTGCTCAGCGTCGCAAACAATCTTGTCTTTTCTATATGCATTTATTGGCATATACTGCTCATGGAATATATCAGATGTTATCCGAGCCGGAGAAACATGCAAGGAACAAACTCGCGAACGCCCGGATGAAGATCCTGTTCATTTGCACCCATAACGCGTGCCGCAGCATCCTGAGCGAGGCGATCGCCCGTCAGCTCGGTCGTGGTCGCATCCAGGTAGCCAGCGCCGGCAGCAATCCCGCAACCCAGGTCCATCCCCTGACCCTTGCGTATCTGCGCGATCGTGGCTATCGCACCGACGGCCTGCACTGCAAGAGCATCGATGCGCTCGGTTCATTCGGGCCGCAGGCAGTCGTCACGGTCTGCGACCAGGCCGCGCAGGAGCCGTGTCCCGTCTGGCTGGGCACCGCGCTGAAGGTTCACTGGGGCTTGCCCGATCCCTCGCGGCAGGCCGGGTCTGATCAGGACCGGGCGGAATGCTTCGCCAGGGTTATCGCAACCATCGAACAGCGGATTGCACGCTTGCTGGAGCAACCGTTCGAGACCATGGATGCAGAGCAGTTGACCTGTCTGCTCGGTGATGCCGGAGGGCAAGGCTGATGGGAATTTTCGAGCGCTACCTGAGCCTCTGGGTGGGTCTTTGCATCCTGGCGGGCGTGCTGTTCGGCAATCTCCTGCCCGATGCTTTTCAGCAGATTGCCGCGCTGGAATATGCTCACGTCAACCTGGTGGTGGCAGTGCTCATCTGGATCATGATCTACCCGATGATGGTGCAGATCGACTTTTCCGCCCTCAAGAACGTGGGCAAAAAGCCCAGGGGCCTGATGCTTACGCTGGTTGTCAACTGGCTCATCAAGCCGTTCACGATGGCTGCGTTGGGCTGGCTTTTCTTCAAGGTGATCTTTGCCGGCTGGGTCGATCCCCGGTCAGCCAGCGAATATATCGCCGGCATGATCCTGCTCGGTGTCGCCCCGTGCACGGCGATGGTGTTCGTGTGGAGTCAACTGGTGCGCGGCGACCCCAACTACACCCTGGTGCAGGTATCGGTAAACGATATCATCATGATCTTTGCATTCGCACCGATCGCCGCCATGCTGCTTGGCGTGAGCGATATCGCGGTACCTTGGGAAACGCTGCTGCTAGCGGTCGTTTTGTATGTGCTGCTACCTCTGGTGGCGGGAACGATTACCCGTCATCGGCTGGAGGTCGGTGGCGATGAGCAGCGCGTCGAGACGTTCGTCAAGATCCTCAAGCCCTGGTCAGTGATCGGCCTGCTGGCGACCGTGGTACTGCTGTTCGGATTTCAGGCCGGCAAGATCATCGCGCAGCCGCAAACGATCCTGCTCATCGCGATACCGCTGTTGATCCAGACCTACGGGATTTTCATCATCACCTATGGCGCCGCGAAAGTGCTGCGCTTGGCGCACGATATCGCCGGGCCGGCCTGCCTGATCGGGACCTCCAATTTCTTCGAACTGGCGGTAGCCGTTGCGATATCGTTGTTCGGGCTGAATTCGGGCGCCGCACTGGCAACGGTGGTCGGGGTGCTGGTCGAAGTGCCGGTGATGCTGTCGCTGGTCGCGATAGTGAACCGGACCAACCGCTGGTTCGAGCCCGGGAACCGCGCAGCCTGAAGCGCTCCGGCCGCAGCGCACGCTTGCCGCGGTGATCTGCCGTGTGGCACGCCATCACGCCCGCGCCTGATGATATCTGTGGCAAAAGTGTTGACTCCGCACTGCGCCTGTCCGCGACGGTGTATGCTCGCGTTTCACGCGGCTGCTGCGCGCCCGGACACCCCCCTGAACATGAGGAACAGCGTCATGCGTTATCAGACATTGATCGGTACCTGCTCCCTGATCGCCACCCTGGGCGGCGCCCTTGCGCATGCCGAGACGGTGATCCCCAACAAGGGGCAAAGCCCGGAACAGATCCAGATCGACGTGACGCAGTGCCAGGCAGAGGCAAAGACCACGTATGACCAGGCGCTGGCGGCCACTCCTGCTGCGCCGACGACCAGCACTGCGCCCTCCGGTGGCCGTGCGCGTGGCGCTGCCGCAGGTGCGGCTGCCGGAGCGGCAGCGGCCCAGGTGCGCGGGAATCGCTACGAAAACTACGACAAGATCGATAGCGATGTGCAGCAGGAGTACCGTCAGAACCAGGCCAAGGACGCGGCGGTTGCGGGTGCCGTGGTCGGTGGTGCCAAGCAGCGCCAGTCGCGGCGTCAGCAG is a window from the Gammaproteobacteria bacterium genome containing:
- a CDS encoding ABC transporter permease; the protein is MNGFQIVVLWSDALLGVLLLALGAGIVAATRREHLRRAWSAVFASRVAMASLVVLTAYVLVAVLDSFHFRPALETADAPTPGATRYSVEVLSLLDVALGTLRAGREQSYSAPLATHGFEKRMQVLADGRRERVQPRLLFGGAHLADPAQGRATDIAFRVLGGVFGGVLAWTVLVLLIAWLAARPAGEGTLATLKAMLRGRTAVAWDALAWSLLGVLTVSGALYAVAAGWHVFGTDATGNDVLYQSLKAMRIALLIGTLASFVVLPLGIGLGLIAGYFGGWIDDLIQYVYTVISSIPYVLLIAAAALMMQLVIEQNSVMFDTAAARADARLVALCVIIGAISWTTLCRLLRAETLKLRETDYVQAARCFGVSSVRIMLRHILPNAFHIVLIMMVLEFSGLVLAEAVLSYVGVGVDPTTISFGTMINKARGELARDPLIWWSITAAFVFMVTLVLAANLFAEAVREAFDPRAVVPKRRRALPPEAT
- a CDS encoding ABC transporter permease — its product is MIAYLLRRLLFAIPTLIGVNLLLFTLFFVISSPDDMARAQLGAKRVTTEAIERWKADRGYDKPLFWNGAASGTMRLTDTIFVQKSARMFLLDFGKSDVGRDINHELRTRMWPSLAIALPVFLIGLFLAVSLALMLAFFRATWIDMSGVVICVMLMSISSLFYIIAGQYVVARVWNMVPISGFGDGIDAARFLVLPVAVGVIAGLGGNVRWYRAIFLEEIGKDYVRTARAKGVSELAVLFRHVLKNAMIPILTGTVVVIPSLFLGSLITESFFGIPGLGTFTIDAILMQDFAIVRSMVFIGSILYILGLILTDLSYTLVDPRVRLQ
- a CDS encoding ABC transporter substrate-binding protein; the protein is MRITHAVVLVLCLCLVSACGEVWNDPYPDVEKQQGIIYEFFNSRPKHLDPVQSYVEDEAWFVYSTYEPLYDYHYLKRPYVLQPKTADAMPLISYRDAAGRELPADAAPASIAETIYEIHLKPGILYQPHPAFALDAAGRPLYLGLDDEAIGARTEISDFEHTGTRELVAADYAYQIKRLVRPGLESPGIAIFEQIVGLKDLSQRLEAALQAGRIDVNGWIDMRDFALEGVETPDAHTLRIHIRGKYPQFVYWLATSFVVPVPWEVERFYAQPGMAKREFTLDMWPVGTGPFMLTRNLPLRELRLERNPNFRLETYPCEGEAGDAESGLLDDCGKPLPLADGFRFSYEREAPPFWNKFLQGYYDFYSSARFAGFASFDTALQVQGDGLSLSRQMLEQGITLRTEIEPSVEYFFVNMLDPVLGNGADTPEKRERARKLRHAIAIAINIEEYLAIIKNGLGMAMQGPLPPGIAGYREGEAGINPYSYTWEKGQAARRGIDAARALLAEAGYPNGRDAKTGEPLLIYFDGYDSFDRTRLELLVKQLKRIDIQLVPRLSEWNRFQEKHRKGNAQLSFWGWNADYPDPETFLFQYYSKNGKVKYQGENVTNYDRPEFDRLFEEFRGMDLDADRQQRIDAMVALLRHDAPVLAGWHNEAFLLSHAWFANAKPGKIIHSNRQYYSIDVARRAALRAQWNRPVLWPLGLTALLMVMLVVLALRHYRHHESRTAREETVA
- a CDS encoding TRAP transporter substrate-binding protein, which produces MKTGAMLIAVLGLLLTGCGDAAKTAGTAVQNEPATVFKWKLVTTWPKNYPGLGLGPENFAKLVERMSNGRMQVKVYGGNELVPPFEVFDAVSRGTAEMGHGGAYYWKGKSPATTFFSTLPFGMTAQETNAWLHYGGGMELWRELYARFNLVPLAGGNTGVQMAGWFNKEIKTPDDLKGLKMRIPGLGGEVMTRLGATAVSLPGSEIYTSMQTGVIDATEWVGPYNDMALGLHEVAKYYYYPGWHEPGPNLEFIINKQAFDSLPDDLQAIVESAARTINGDMLDEYTARNNRALQDLVNNHGVQLRALPDEVLRAMYRATLDVLRDTAASDDITRRSYESYWNFRNDVMAYHRISEQAYLNARTMVEEPAGE
- the uvrD gene encoding DNA helicase II; its protein translation is MYAENILDSLNPAQREAVTAPDTNLLVLAGAGSGKTRVLVHRIAWLIYQEGISAHGIMAVTFTNKAAREMRGRIEEMVGVSTRGMWVGTFHGLAHRFLKAHWESAGLPQNFQILDSDDQLRVIKRVYREMRLDEDRWPPRQAQWWINSQKDEGRRAAHIEDFDDSFVTTMLSVYRLYEAACERGGLVDFAELLLRSHELWLKDSALLAHYQQRFEHLLVDEFQDTNTIQYAWLRVLAGNSARVTAVGDDDQSIYGWRGAKIENIHQFQRDFSAARVVRLEQNYRSTSTILNAANALIANNAGRLGKELWTSGEDGEPITLYAAFNEQDEARFIVDHVERWIGAGHPRADAAILYRSNAQSRVLEESLLRANVPYRVYGGQRFYERLEIKNALAYLRLLTNRDDDAAFERVVNTPPRGIGAATIELVREHARAHSISLWTAAQQLADTLAARARNALHTFFDLLNQLQRDSEALELADLVDQMLTRSGLLEFHRNEKGERGETRAENLDELISACRQFVPEDPEQPVLQQFLDRASLDAGDGQAEEFEDCVQLMTLHSAKGLEFPLVFLAGMEENLFPHAMSLEEPGRLEEERRLCYVGITRAMRVLYLSYAETRRMHGKESYNTLSRFVREIPAQLIREVRPRAMITRPVTLAGKPRMGEPSPSGFRLGQRVGHPKFGEGVIIDFEGQGSHARINVNFAREGAKWLVLSYANLQAI
- a CDS encoding DUF4399 domain-containing protein, which translates into the protein MKRRIFGTLVLLIALGATAETPSAPGAEVYFISPRDGETVHNPVTVRFGLRGMGVAPAGVTQANTGHHHLLIDVAELPAPGQPVPADEQHRHFGGGQTETTLELSPGVHTLQLLLADQAHVPHQPPVVSQRITIQVD
- a CDS encoding metalloregulator ArsR/SmtB family transcription factor; its protein translation is MHIEKTRLFATLSNAVRLRCLYLLASNGEVCVCEVVEALGITQPAASKALTGLKSAGLVRDRREANWIYYRLESELPDWIGTIVRATVAELNNCATCVADQQRFKRLVARPRALACP
- a CDS encoding arsenate reductase ArsC — protein: MKILFICTHNACRSILSEAIARQLGRGRIQVASAGSNPATQVHPLTLAYLRDRGYRTDGLHCKSIDALGSFGPQAVVTVCDQAAQEPCPVWLGTALKVHWGLPDPSRQAGSDQDRAECFARVIATIEQRIARLLEQPFETMDAEQLTCLLGDAGGQG
- the arsB gene encoding ACR3 family arsenite efflux transporter, producing the protein MGIFERYLSLWVGLCILAGVLFGNLLPDAFQQIAALEYAHVNLVVAVLIWIMIYPMMVQIDFSALKNVGKKPRGLMLTLVVNWLIKPFTMAALGWLFFKVIFAGWVDPRSASEYIAGMILLGVAPCTAMVFVWSQLVRGDPNYTLVQVSVNDIIMIFAFAPIAAMLLGVSDIAVPWETLLLAVVLYVLLPLVAGTITRHRLEVGGDEQRVETFVKILKPWSVIGLLATVVLLFGFQAGKIIAQPQTILLIAIPLLIQTYGIFIITYGAAKVLRLAHDIAGPACLIGTSNFFELAVAVAISLFGLNSGAALATVVGVLVEVPVMLSLVAIVNRTNRWFEPGNRAA